In the genome of Molothrus aeneus isolate 106 chromosome 5, BPBGC_Maene_1.0, whole genome shotgun sequence, one region contains:
- the MIOX gene encoding inositol oxygenase produces MGPLSRSGSLSLSLSLSPCRGAHAGPPEPPSPQGPDSSEEPQPGEAKSELRNYTEGKLIDRVFNTYRLMHTHQTVEFVRRKSAQYGSCSQRRMSVMEALELLDQLVDESDPDVDFPNSFHAFQTAEGIRRAHPDKDWFHLVGLLHDLGKVLVLFGEPQWAVVGDTFPVGCKVQKSVVYGDSTFHENPDTRDPRYSTEYGMYQPGCGLDNVLMSWGHDEYMYQVMKFNNFALPKEAFYMVRFHSFYPWHAHGDYGHLCSEEDRRMLPWLRELNKFDLYTKQEELPDVQQLRAYYQGLIDKYCPGQLCW; encoded by the exons atggggccCCTGAGCCGCTCCggttccctgtccctgtccctgtccctgtccccgtgccgCGGTGCCCACGCGggtccccctgagcccccgTCCCCGCAGGGTCCCGACAGCTCCGAGGAGCCCCAGCCCGGCGAGGCCAAGAGCGAGCTCCGCAACTACACC GAGGGGAAGCTGATCGACCGCGTGTTCAACACCTACCGGCTCATGCACACGCACCAGACCGTGGAGTTCGTCCGCAGGAAG AGCGCCCAGTACGGCTCCTGCTCGCAGCGGAGGATGAGCGTGATGGAGGcgctggagctgctggaccaGCTCGTGGACGAGTCGGACCCCGACGTGGATTTCCCCAACTCCTTCCACGCCTTCCAGACGGCCGAGGGGATCCGCCGGGCGCACCCCGACAAAG ACTGGTTCCACCTCGTGGGGCTCCTGCACGACCTGGGCAAGGTGCTGGTGCTGTTCGGGGAGCCCCAG TGGGCCGTGGTCGGGGACACCTTCCCGGTGGGCTGCAAGGTGCAGAAGTCGGTGGTGTACGGGGACTCCACCTTCCACGAGAACCCCGACACCAGAGACCCCCGGTACAG cacCGAGTACGGGATGTACCAGCCCGGCTGCGGCCTGGACAACGTCCTCATGTCCTGGGGCCACGATG AGTACATGTACCAAGTGATGAAGTTCAACAACTTCGCCCTGCCCAAGGAG gcctTCTACATGGTTCGCTTCCACTCCTTCTACCCCTGGCACGCCCACGGTGACTACGGGCACCTGTGCTCGGAGGAGGATCGCCGCATGCTGCCCTGGCTCCGGGAGCTCAA CAAGTTTGACCTGTACAccaagcaggaggagctgcccgACGTGCAGCAGCTCCGCGCTTACTACCAGGGCCTCATCGACAAATACTGCccggggcagctctgctggtga